Within Flavobacterium pisciphilum, the genomic segment TTCATCAAATTGTAACGAAGTATATTTTTCGTTTCTCCCAAATCGGCAATTGGTGATTCACTATGTCCAATTTTAAAAGCAGTATGGAATTCCTTCACTGCATCAATTTGTTTTTGCATAATTATATTTAATTAAATGATATACTAAATTAACAACTATTCTTAAACTAATGCCTAAATTTGCCACAAAAATTTTAAACTTATGTTTAGTCAAGGACAATTAATATTTGCATTGTGTTTTTTTATCGCTTTTGTTATCGCAATGATATTTGCTTACAGAAAAGATGTAGGCCTTCACAAAATATTCTACAAAGGAAATTATAAGGTTTTGCTTGTCTTCATAGCTTTTATCGTTATTCTATTTCTGATAAAAATATTCTTCAAACGATAATCTATCTCATAAAAAATGCCCGCTAACTTAGCGGGCATTTTCATTATCTATATATACTTATTAGTTCTCTAAAGGCAAGAAACCAAAGTTTTTAGAGTAGTTCAACATTTGTTCTGCAAATGTTTTAGGTTGTTTCACTTCAATAGAAATAATCTTTCCTTTTGCATCTAACTTAGGCTCCAAAACAGGATTCACAAATCCGCTATATGGCGCTGATGGGAATTGCTTGTTACGCTCTAAAACCTCAGCATGTAATTTCTGGTCTACTTTTACACCATAATTTTCTACCAAAGCTTTTCCAGCATTATAATCTCCCTCAGATTTTATACGTTGTACTTCACGCAATAATTGTCCGAATAAATCATGTAATTTATCGTAATCAGTAATATTGAAATAAGTTTTACCATTACGAGTAATTTTCTCAATTACATTATCTTTCTTCCCTTTTTCATAAACCCAAGCACTTACCCATTGACGGTTTCTCATGTGAGCCTCTTCGATGTTAGCACCTAAGTCCAAACGAACCAATTGAGTCATTAAACCATTACGGATATAACTATCATACGATTCCATTCCAACTTTTTTCCAATCATCAACCAATCCAAGTTCTTGTAATTTCGGATTGTATAAATAAAATAAACCTACTAAATCAGCTCTGCCTTCTTCAAGAGTCGAAGCATAACTTTTTAATGTTTCTTTTGGAGTTCCAACGCCTTCATTTATTTGCCCTGAAGCATGACCTACAACTTCGTGTAAAGCAGTATGTAATTTATCTCCAAGTTCTCCATATTTTTTTGCCAATGCAATTTCTTCTTCATCATTAGCAAATTCTTGTAATTTACCACTTCCTGATGATTGCGAGTAAGCATCGATAATATTACCTAATGAAACTGATTTTGAACCATGCTCTGCACGAATCCAATCAGCATTAGGAAGATTTACACCAATTGGTGTACTAGGTGAAGCATCTCCAGACTCTCCTGCTACGATTACAGTTTTGTATGAAACCCCAACAACATTTTTCTTTTTATGATCTGCCATTAATGGTGAATTATCTTCAAACCATTGTGCACTTTTTGAGATCACTTCCATTTTAGCCGACATATCAAAATCTTTGATTTGCACAACTCCTTCATAAGAACCTCTATATCCTAATGGATCATTATATACTTCGATAAAACCACTTATGTAATCAATATTACCTTCTGTAGCATGCAACCAAGCAATATTATAATCATCCCAAGTTTTTAAACTTCCTGTTCTATAATATTCAATTAGTAATCCTATAGCATCACCTTGTTTTTTATTTTCGGCTACTGTTTTAGCTTTTTCTAACCAAAAGATAATTTTATCAATAGCAGCTCCATACATTCCACCGCTTTTCCAAACTTTTTCTTCTAATTGTCCTTTTGAGTTTTTAACCAATTTAGAATTCAATCCATAAGAGATAGGTTTCTTTGGATCTGGGCTTGTTTGCTTTTTATAAAAATTTTCAGCCTCTTCTAATGTTATTCCTTTATCATAAAAATTAATAGCTGAACCTGCTAACAATCCTTTAGATTCATCCAAATTTACTTTTTTGCTATCTATATTATTAAACAAAATAGCTGTAACATCTGCTGCTAATTTAGTTTTAGTAACTTTTAACAAACCTTCAAAGTATGCTTTTGAAAAATCAGGTTTGATCTTCTCATTAGAATAATGATGGTGAATACCATTAGAAAACCAAACACGCTTAAGATAAATTTCAAAATTTTTCCAGTCAGAACTCTTTTTATCCCCTTTATAACTTACATAAATCTGCTCAAGTGCTTTTCTGATTTTTAAATTATTCTTGTAGTTCTGATCCCACATTATATCACGACCAGCAGTTCCTGCCTGCGTAAGATAATATACTAATTCTTGTTCTTTCAGTGTTAAATTTTCCCAACCTGGTATTTGATAACGTAATACTTTAATGTCGGCAAATTGCTCTACTGTAAAATCAAAAGGCTTATCGATGTTTGTTTTCAGTGTAGATGTACTAGCAACCTGAGCGTTACAAATAACCGAAATACCAACAGTCATAAAAATTCCTGCAGCTTTAAGTAATTTCATTATTAATGATATTTAGTTTATAAAATTATTATTATCCATCAAAGATACATTTTCTTTAAAAAATATATAAAAAACATCGTTAATATTACCTTTAGGTTATTTTTAAAAGTCTTTTTTATTTATATTGCTCAATTATTTTTCCTCCAAATATTTTTTTATAAAACTATTCGGAAAGCAAGAAAATTAACAAAAAAGACCTAGTTTTGACTTTTTATTATCCCCCATCGGATATTAATAAAATTTATAACTTTACACCTGAAAATAACCAAGATACTATGAGAATTTTAAAATATATATTTCTTCTATTACTATTAAGTTTAGTCTCATTAACTGTATTTGTAGCTACTCAAAAAGGTGATTTCACAGTTGAGAGAAGCAAGGTTATTAAAACACAACGTGCTCCTTTATTTAATTTTGTAAATGATTACAGAAACTGGGCAGATTTTGGTTCTTGGGTAGTTGAAGATCCTACTATGCAATTCGTCTTTCCACAAAATACTTCTGGATTAAATGCTTCTTTTTCATGGAAAGGAAACGATGGTAGTGGAGACATGAAAACCATTGCTGTTACCGATACACAAAGCATTACA encodes:
- a CDS encoding dipeptidyl peptidase 3 encodes the protein MKLLKAAGIFMTVGISVICNAQVASTSTLKTNIDKPFDFTVEQFADIKVLRYQIPGWENLTLKEQELVYYLTQAGTAGRDIMWDQNYKNNLKIRKALEQIYVSYKGDKKSSDWKNFEIYLKRVWFSNGIHHHYSNEKIKPDFSKAYFEGLLKVTKTKLAADVTAILFNNIDSKKVNLDESKGLLAGSAINFYDKGITLEEAENFYKKQTSPDPKKPISYGLNSKLVKNSKGQLEEKVWKSGGMYGAAIDKIIFWLEKAKTVAENKKQGDAIGLLIEYYRTGSLKTWDDYNIAWLHATEGNIDYISGFIEVYNDPLGYRGSYEGVVQIKDFDMSAKMEVISKSAQWFEDNSPLMADHKKKNVVGVSYKTVIVAGESGDASPSTPIGVNLPNADWIRAEHGSKSVSLGNIIDAYSQSSGSGKLQEFANDEEEIALAKKYGELGDKLHTALHEVVGHASGQINEGVGTPKETLKSYASTLEEGRADLVGLFYLYNPKLQELGLVDDWKKVGMESYDSYIRNGLMTQLVRLDLGANIEEAHMRNRQWVSAWVYEKGKKDNVIEKITRNGKTYFNITDYDKLHDLFGQLLREVQRIKSEGDYNAGKALVENYGVKVDQKLHAEVLERNKQFPSAPYSGFVNPVLEPKLDAKGKIISIEVKQPKTFAEQMLNYSKNFGFLPLEN